In the genome of Campylobacter avium LMG 24591, the window TTATCTTGTGAAATTAATGTAAAATCGTACTTGTTTTGAGTATAAAACACGTAAAAACTTAATAGCAAAAGCAAAAACACAAGAGAAAAAACTAGCTTTTTTTTCATCTTTTCACCTCAAAATGAAAGTAAAAAATTCTATCATCTTCATCAAAAAAATCCATCCTATAAAGCATGACATCAAGCGGACAAGAGCTTAGCACAACATCCGCCTTGTGAGTGTTATCTTGTATTTTTGTAAATTCTAGCTCTATTTCGCCCATGTACATATTTACGCCATAAAGCTTTGCTTTTATGCTTTCTTTTTGGGATAAATTTGTCACATACATGCTAAAATCTTGCATAGCAACTATAGGCCTTTTGGATATATCTATGCTTATGTTGTTTTCAAATTTGCATTTTTTAGAATTTAAATCACAAAAAGAAAGAGTTAAATTTTCTTCATTTAAATTTTCAGCGTTTTTTAGGTTTTTATTCGCAAAAAACACCAAAGCAAGAGTTAGTAAAAAAATCGCAAAAATTACAATTTTTTTGCGCATATTACTTGTTGCGCTCTTTTATATCTGTAAGCAAAATAGACACATTTTGCCCGTTATCAAAGAAGAGTTTTAAGGAAATTTTCGTATCTTTTTGGATGCTTTTTTTCAAATTTATTAGCATTATGTGTTCGTGAAATGGTTTTAAAGATAGGGTAGAATTTGCTTTAATTTCTATCTTATCTACCGCTTTCATAATCATCTTATCTTTTGAATGCACATGGGTGTGAAGCTCAGTATGCTCACTTATATCAGACTGTGCTTTTATAAGGTTTATATTTGAGTTTGTGTTATTTTTTATCTCAAGGAAAACGGAGCCATTTTTTGCATTTGGAGCGCTTTTAAATGAATAGGCATTTTGAACTGTTATTGGCTCTGAAGCACTGTTAGCATACATTTGCGTAGTAAATAAAATCAAGGCAAAAAGTATAAAAAATTTTTTCATAAATAAAACCTTATAGTAAATTTTTATCATATTATAATACTTTTTTAAACAAATTGTAGTATAATTTAGGCTTCGTGTTTTATATTTTTCAAGGATAATTTTTATGTTAAGAAAAGTTTTACTGTGTTTGTTTTTTGTTTTTAGTCTTGCTTTTTCTAGTGATTTGGCTAGAATTTATCTTAATGAGGGCTTAGAGGCGGTTGCAAGAGAGCTTGAAAAAGAATTTACTAATAAAAATTTTTGGCTAAGTGAGCTTAATGGCAAGGATTTGTCCCTAGGTTACTACACTCAAAGAACTGCTATCGTGCTTACAAATAAGACAGATAAAACCTTTAGGGTATTTGTGTATGATAATGGTAAATTAGAGCAAAAATTCGAGCAAAAAGATGTATTAACCGGGCTTATGGGCGATAAGCAAAAAGAGGGCGATTTGATAACTCCTGTTGGTTTTTATGATTTAGGACCTAAGTTTGATCCTAGAAATACTTACTATGGACCCTTTGCCTTTGCTACCGATTATCCAAATATGTTAGATAGGGTAAATGACAAAACAGGAGGCGGAATTTGGATACACGGCTATCCAATGGATGGCACTAGGCTGGATGAGTATAAGACTAGAGGCTGCATAGCCTTGCATAATCATATCTTGGTTGATTTTGCCAAGGTTATAGACAGGGAAAAAAATGTCTATGCTATGACTGAAAACAAAGAAGTTTTTAGGACAAATCAAGATGAGATAGCAAGTATAATGGCTGCTTTGTTTGAGTGGAAAGAAAGCTGGACGATAAGTGATATAAAAAAATACCTAAGCTTTTACGATGAAAAGAATTTTAAAAGATTTGATAAAAGCTCTTTTAAAGAATTTGCAGCTATGAAAAGAATTATCTTTTCAAGAAATGAGGATAAGACTATAAAATTTTCAAATATCAACATAAGCCCGTATCCAAATTTAGATAATGAAAAGATGTTTAGAATAACCTTTTATCAAGATTACCGCGCCACAAATCACAGCTTTAGAGGGAATAAACTTCTTTATGTAAAGCTTGATGAAAATGGAAAAATGAAGATACTTGCAGAAAGATAATGGCTTTTATAAGGCTTGATAAAAAGGCTTACGAGCATAATTTAAAGCTCATTGCTTCAAAGGCAGGGGGCTTTGATAAGATAATCTGTGTGCTTAAGGATAATGCTTATGGACACGGAGTTTTGCAAATAGCACCACTAGCCAAAGAACTTGGAATAAAATTTATAGCACTAAAAAACGAAGACGAGGCACAAAGCCTAAAAGATTTATTTGCTAATATTCTTATCTTATCTCATATCCCAAATGGTTGTGAAAACGAGGATTTCATCTACGCCTTAAATTCAAAAGAAAATTTACACAAATATAAAAAAAATACCAAGCTTCACATAGCCCTAGATACAGGTATGCACAGAAATGGAGTTTTTTTAGAGGACTTGCCCCTTGTTTTTGCTGAGGCTAAAAAACTAGGACTTCGTATACTTGGACTTTTCACTCATTTTGCAAACTCTGATGAGATTGATAGCTCTTTTTTTGTGCAAAGACAAAAATTTAAAAAGGCAAAAGAGTTAGCAAGCTCTTTAAGCGATTTAAAACTTTGCTTTCACTCACACAACTCATCAGCACTTTTTCGGTGCTTAAAGCTTGATGAGGACGAGCTTTGCAGGGTTGGGCTTGTGCAGTTTGGATATAGTGATTTTGAAGCTTCTTTAAAAAGGGTTTTAAGCCTTTATGCAAACAAGCTTAGCAGCAGGATTTTAAGAAAAAACGAGTCTTTAGGATATGGTTTAAGCTTCACAGCGAAAAAGGATATGAGTATAGCAACTTATGATCTTGGCTATGCAGACGGACTTTTTAGATACTCTGGCAAGGGTAAGCTTTTGTTAGCAAATAAAGCTTGCTTACTTGGTAGGATGTCTATGGATAGCTTTTCTTGTGAGGATTTTGGAGAGGAGCTTTGCGTCTTTGATGATGCTAGAATTTGGGCTAAGTTTTTTAATACCATAGAGTATGAAATTTTGGTTAAATTAAATGCAAATATAAAAAGAATTTTATGCTAGATGAAAAAGTTTTAAAATACATCAAAAAGCACAAGCTCTTAGCTTGGGCTATGCAAGATGAAAACGAAGTTTATATAGCAAATGCCTTTTATGCCTTTGATGAAGCGAATTTAGACTTCTTAATAGCCTCTCACAGCGACACAAAGCACATAAAACTAGCCTTTAAAAATCCAAACATAGCCATAAACATAGCAAAGCTAGATAAAATCCCGCTTTTAAAGGGTTTGCAGATAAAGGCTCTTTTTTCACAAGCCTTAAAAGAACAAGAAAAACTTTATTATAAAAAATTTCCTTTTGCAAGACTATCAGATGCCAAGCTTTTTGCACTCAGGATAAAATATCTAAAATTTAGCGATAATACCTTAAGTAAAAAGATAGAATTTGTAAATAAATCTTGCCTTTAATTAAGCTTTTTAAGTTAATATTTTGGATTAGATATTTTAAGAGGAAGTGATGATAAATGTTATCTACGCCCTTTTTTTTAGGGAGATAAAGACTAGATTTGGTAAAAATAGAAGGCTTGGCTACGCTTTAGTTATAGCTGAGCCTATGATACAAGTCGTGGTTATTACTAGCATTATCACAGCCATTAGAGAGCATTCAAGGACTATCATAATGCCTCAAGGGGTTTCTATCTTTATGTTTTTAGCTGTTGGTATAATCCCCTTTTTTATGTTTAGAAATATCCTTACTCAGCTAATGGGCGGAATTCAAGCAAATTTAGGACTTTTTGCCTATAAGCCTGTTAAACCCATACATGTTTTTATCGCAAGAACCTTGCTTGAGTCCTTTATCTTTTTTTTCGTTATTTTGTTAGTTTTTTTTCTAGCGCAGTGGGTTTTTGGAATTTATGCTGTTCCTAAGCATTTTTTAGAAGTGTATTTATGCTTTGTTTTATTAGCCTTTAGTGGCTTTTGCCTAGGACTTTGCCTTACTATCTTAAATCACTTAGTAGAACCAAGTAGGAAAATCCTGCCATACACAGGCATTTTGCTCTATATAGCCTCTGCGGTTGTGTATCCTATATGGATAGTGCCTACGAATTTGCTTGAAATTTTACTTTATAATCCATACATTCACATAACAGAAACACTAAAGATAAATTATTTTGATAATTACCCCGTAACTGAGGGCATAGACATAACTTATCCTATAATATTTAACTTAGTGATTTTATTTATAGGGCTTTGGTTTTACTACTACAAAAGACAAGAACTAGCAGCGGACCCACTATGATAAAGCTTGATAATATAACTAAATTTTATACCCTAAGTTCAGGTAAGAAGCATTATATCTTTAAGGATTTTACCTTTGAATTTCCTGAAAATTGTAGCATAGGGCTTATGGGCAAAAATGGAGCTGGCAAATCAACCCTTATGCGTCTTTTAAGTGGTGCTGAGGTGCCAAATAAGGGTAAAATCATCACAAACAAAAGAATTTCTTGGCCCCTAGGACTTGCGGGAGGTTTTCAAAATTCACTCACCGCAAGGGATAATGTAGCCTTTGTAGCTAGGGTTTATGGCTATAAGGGTAGGTCTTTAAAAGAAAAGATTAAATTTGTAGAGGACTTTGCGGAGATAGGCAAATTCTTTGATGAGCCTATGGGAAATTATTCAGCCGGTATGCGTTCTCGTATAGGTTTTGGGCTTTCTATGGCTTTTGACTTTGATTATTATTTAATAGATGAAGCTGGTGCGGTTGGAGACCCTTCCTTTATACAAAAATCAAGAAAGCTTTATGAGGAAAGATTAGCAAATTCAAATGTTATAATGGTTTCTCACATAGTTAGCGAGATAAGAAAATGGTGCGATAAGGTTGTTTTACTTCACGACGGTGTTGTTGATGTGTATGATGATGTAGAGGATGGCATAGCCGCTTATCAAGGCAAATTAGCACTAAAAAGCTCAAGGCAAATAGGACTTGTGCAATGAATGGTAAAAATGTCTTAAAAAAGATAGATAAAGAAAAGATTATAGCTAAATTTAGACAGCTTAAGGAGCATAGAACCTTTAGCACCATAAATCAAAAGGATTTTTGGCAAAAACTTAGAGACATCTTATCTTTAAACACCTATAAATCCGTGCTTTTCATAATGCTTTTCGTGCTTATTTATTATGCTTTTATCGCCGCACCTAGATATGTAAGTAGCTCTTATATAAGTGTGCGTTCAGCAGGGGATAATCAAGGCTCATCCTTAAGCGGTTTAAGTGCTTTGATAAGTCCGGGAACCGTAAATTCAAATGAGGATTTAATCTTTTTAAAAACCTATATCACTTCTTTAGATATGCTAAAAATTTTAGATGAAAAGATAGGTATAAGAAAGCTTTATGAAAGTCAAAAGCTTGACATTTTCTTTAGACTTTATGAGGATGATAGCCAAGAAAGCTTTTTGAAATTTTATCAAGCTAGGGTTAAGGTTATAGATGAAACAGGTATGCTAAAGCTAGAAGTTGAGGGTTTTAGCCCAGAACAAGCCTATACAATAGCCACTGCTATCTTAGAAGAAAGTGAAAAATTTGTAAATGAAATTTCGCACAAAAGTGCTAGAGAGCAGCTACAATTTGCTGAAACAGAGCTTGTAAAATACAGGGATGATTATCAAAAATCAAGAGATAAGCTCATAGCCTTTCAAAATGAACACGGAGTTTTTGATCCACTGCAAGAGGCTGAAAGTAGGGCATCTTTTACGGCACAAATGGAAGCTGAGATAGCAAGCAAGGAAGCCAAGCTTTTAGCTATGAGATCATATATAAATGATGACGCACCACAGCTTGTTACCTTAAGAGCAGAGATAAAAGCCTTAAAAGAACAGCTTGAAAAGGAAAAAAACAAGGTAGTATCTAGTTCTACAAAGGATCAGTTAAACAACCTCGCCTCTGATTTTCAAAAGCTTAGCATAGAAGCAGGCTTTGCTGAAAAGGCTTACACCACGGCTTTAAGCTCTTTTGAAACCACGCGTATAGAGGCCATTAGAAAGATTAAACATCTTGTGATAGTGCAAAATCCAAGCTACCCACAAAGCGAAACCTATCCTAGAAAAACATATAATATCATTAGTATTTTTGTTATACTAAGTCTAGCTTTTGGTGTTTTAAGGCTTATAAAAACTATCATAGAGGAGCATAAGTATTGATGAAGAGAATTTTATTGTTAATATTACCTTTTTTACTTTATGCCGTAGATGTTTCAAACATAGCAGGAAGCACAAGTGCAGCCGTTTTGCTAGAGGATAGTAACTCAACAGCTCAAAACAGCACCCAAAGCACTTCAAATCAAGACATTTCAAAACAAAGCCCTAAAATCACAGCCTTTGGCTCTCATCTTTTTAGCGGAAATTTCACTCAAAGCACACAGCACATTTATAATCCTGATTATAAGATAGCCGTTGCTGATGTGATAAGCCTTAAAATTTGGGGAGCTGTGTCTTATGAAAGTAATTTAGTAGTTGATTCGCAAGGCAATATTTTCGTGCCTCAAGTTGGAGCTATCAAGGTTTTAGGCGTTAAAAACTCAGAGCTTTTATCAGTCATACAAGCAAGTGTTTCTAAAATTTATAAAGACAATGTCTATGTTTATGCGGATATGAATGCCTATCAAAATGTCTCTGTTTTCGTGACCGGCTCTGTGAATTCGCCCGGACTTTACAAGGGCTTAAGCTCTGATTCTGTGGTGCAATACATAGACAAAGCAGGCGGGATAAATCTTGATTATGGCTCTTTTAGATACATACAAATTCTAAGAGATAATAAAATTCTAGCAAATATCGATCTTTATGATTTCTTGCTAAAAGGAAAGTTAAGCTTACTTGCCTTTAGAACGGGTGATGTTATCTTAGTATCATCTTTAAAAAGCTATGTAAGTGCTAGCGGGGATGTGCAAAAGCCTTTTAGATTTGAGTTAAAGGACGAAGCTTTGTCCTTGCAAGATTTAGCTATCTTAGCCGGTGCAAAGCCCATAGTTACAAATGCCATAGTAAAATCTTACGCAAATAATCACATAGTAGATATAAAATCTTATTCTAAAAAAGACTTTGCCTCTGTTATGCTTAAAAGTGCTGATGAGGTTGAATTTCGTCCAGATTATAATGCTAATGATGTAAATATCCGCATAGAAGGTGAGCACAGCGGAGCGCATTTTATGGTGGTAAGAAAAGGAAGCACCTTGGATGAGGTGGTTTCTAGGATAGTAACAAATGCACAGTCTGATATAACTTCGGTGCAGGTTTTTAGAAAAAGCGTTGCCCTTACTCAAAAACAACTCATAGATGCACAGCTTAAAGAGCTTGAAACTTTAGCTTTAACCGCGCCATCTGTAAATTCAGAAGGTGCAGCCATAAGGGCAAATCAAGCTAAAACCATACTTGATTTCATACAAAGAGCAAAGCAAGTGCAGCCAAAGGGACAAATCATCATAGATAGCGTAAAAGCCTATAAAAGCGTGGTTTTAGAAGAGGGCGATACTATCGTAGTGCCTAGTAAGAATAATTTAGTAGTGGTGCAAGGCGAGGTTTCCTTGCCCGGTTCTTTTGTGTATATGCCCTCAAAAAAGCTTGATTATTACATAAATTTAGCTGGAGATTATAGCGATAGGGCTGATACCTCTAAGGTTCTTGTTATAAATTCAAATGGCAAGGCCACAAAGTATAATCAAGGCTTTTTGTCCTTCGCACCAGAAGTAAAGGCAGGAGATAGTATCTTAGTCTTACCAAAGGTTGATTCTCAAGGCTTACAAATCACAAGTATGCTTGTAAATATCTTATATCAAGTAGCTATAGCTACAAATGTGGTTTTAAATATCAACAGATAAGGCTTTTTATGAATTTAGATGTTTTAAAGATAGCAAGAGAGGTTTTTGAGATAGAGGCAAATAGCGTTAGGGATTTAGCCCTAAATTTAGATGAAAATTTCACAAAGGCTATAAATTTTATCTTTCAAAGCAAGGGAAGGTGCGTTATAAGCGGAATGGGCAAATCAGGCCACATAGGAGCTAAGATAGCAGCTACCCTAGCTAGCACAGGCACACCTAGCTTTTTTATGCATCCAGCTGAGGCCTTGCACGGAGATTTAGGAATGCTAACCTCTTTGGATGTGCTTTTAGCTATCTCAAATTCAGGCGAAAGCGATGAAATTTTAAAGATAATTCCAGCTATTAAAAAAAGAGGCATAAACATAATAGCAATGACTTCAAATGCAAAATCCACCCTAGCCAAAGAAGCAGACGCTTTTTTGAATATAAGCGTAAAAAAGGAAGCTTGCCCCTTGCAGCTTGCTCCTATGTCCTCAACCACGGCAACTCTTGCTATGGGTGATGCGATAGCTGCTGCTTTGATGAGGCTTAGGAATTTCAAGCCAGATGATTTTGCACTTTTTCATCCGGGAGGCTCTTTGGGTAAAAAGCTTCTTACAAGGGTTAAGGATGTGATGATAAAAAAGGTTCCATCTGTAAATTTAGATACTAAATTTAATGAGCTTATAAACACTATGACGAGTGGAAAACTAGGACTTTGCTTGGTTTTTGATAAAAAGGAATTAAAAGGCATTATAACAGATGGCGATCTTAGACGAGCCTTGCAAAATAGCGATAAGGCTAGGTTTGACTTTTTAGCAAGTGAGATAATGAGTAAAAACCCAAAGGTAATAGATTGGGGTGCCGAAATCATAGAGGCTGAAGAGCTTATGCTAAAACATAATATAAAAGAAATTCCGGTATCTAAAAATGGCAAGATAGTAGGCATTATACAGCTTTATGATATAGGTAGAATTTAAAGGAGAAAATATGAAACTTTTTCAAAGATTATTAAAAGAAAATGCTAAGGTTTGGGATGAGTATTTGCACCATAGCTTCGTAAAAGAGCTAGAAAAAGGCACTTTAAAAGAGGAAAATTTCTTGTTTTACTTAAAGCAAGATTATATTTATCTCATAAATTACGCAAAATGCTACGCACTTTTAGCCCTAAATGCAAACAATGCTAAAGAGCTTCGCTTTGCTATGAAATTTCAAAACTATATAGTTGAGGGCGAGCTTGAACTTCATAAAAGCATTTTAAAGCTTGGCATTGATGCTGATAAGCTCTGCGTAAAAGATGAGAGTATAGTAAATATTGCTTATACTAGATATATGCTAAGTGTGGGTCAAAGCGGGGATTTTTTAGATATGCTAGTAGCACTTAGTGCTTGTGCTATAGGTTATGGCTATATAGGAGCTGAGATTAAGCAAAGGCTTTCTAAAGATGAATTAGAAAAACACCCTTATAAGGAGTGGATTTTAACCTACTCAGGCGAGGTATTTCAAGCAGAGATTAAGGAATTTGAAGACTTTTTAAATTCTTACGAGGTAGATGAGAATAAATTTAAAAAACTAAGTGAAATTTTTCACACCGTTGTACGTTTAGAAAGAGAATTCTGGCAACACGGCTTAAACTTAAAGCTTGATTTGTATTAGTTTTATGCAGTTTTTAGGCTGCAAAAACTGAAATTTCGCCGGTTTTGGCAAGTTAGTTTTAGTAAATTTCTAGACTTTATTTTGATTGCGGTTGCGGCAAGCTAGTGAAGCCTGCGTCTCAAGGCTTTTTAAGCCTTGAAAATTTCAAATTCTCCGTTTAGCTTTTGCAACCTTGCACTTAGTTTATCAAGGTAAAAAACCTCAAAGATAGGATTATTAACATCCTTGTATATGTCTTTTACAAGAGGATATTTTTCAAACATCGCTTCCTTAACCTTTTTATCATCCTCAAACACGGCTTGAGCTCTTAGCCTTAAAAAAGTTCCGTCCTTAGCACAAGAGCAAAATTCTATACCGCTGTGCTTTTGTATATGCTTGTAAAGATTTTTTTCATTAGAGGTATAAAAATAAATTCTATCCTCATACAAAAGCGGACTTTGTACAGGCCTTAAGCGAGGATTGCCACAGGTTCCAAGCGTAGCCAAAAACGCAGGTGCGTTATCGTCTAAAAATTTAGCTATATCTTCTAAAGTCATATTTTTTCCTTACATATATAATCCGCCGTTTATCTTAAGGCTTTCCCCTGTCACATAGCTTGAATAATCGCTAAGCAAGAACGCCACACACTCAGCCACCTCTCTTGGTTCTGCAAATCTCCTAAGAGCTATGCTATCCTCATAAGCCTTTTTTATCTCATCGCTTAGCTTGTCCGTCATATCGCTTTTTATAAAGCCCGGCGTAACGCAGTTGTATCTTATGTTTCTGCTAGCGCCCTCTTTAGCAAAGGACTTTGTCATAGCTATCATAGCACCCTTGCTTGCGCTGTAATTTGTCTGCCCAGCATTGCCCATTTCACCAACTATAGAAGCCACATTCACCACAGCCCCAAATTTCTTTTTGCTCATGGCCTTTAAAGCCTCCCTGCAACCCAAAAAGGCCGAATTTAAATTCGCCTCTATCACGGAGTTAAAGTCCTCAAGCTTCATTCTTAGAGCCAATTTGTCATTTGTAATTCCTGCATTATTTACAAGATAAGAAAGCTCGCCATCACTATCAATTATAGCTTTAACCCCAGCTTCAAATTCATCCTCCTTGCTAGCGTCAAAGCATATCACAGCAGCCTTGCCACCGCTTTTTTCGATTTCCTCTTTCAAAGCGTCTGCAAGCTCAGGTTTGCTTCTATAATTTATCCACACCTTTAAGCCAAAAGAAGCCAAGGTTTTAGCAATCGCCGCGCCAATGCCTTTGCTAGCCCCGGTTATTAATACATTTTTGCCACTAAATTTCATTTTTTATCCTTTATTTAAATTTTTAAAATTCTACCCACTTAAAGCAAATTTTAATATATCGCCTCGTTCATTTGAGGTGCTTTTTCAATGCCCATTATTTTAAGCACAGAAGCGGCTATATTGCTAAGCCCCATTCCCTCTTTTAGCTTCGTTAAGCCCTTAGCCTCTACAAAGACAAAGACATCAAAATTTGTGTGATTTGTTAAGATGTTGCCCTTTTCATCCTGCATAGCCTCGCAGTTTCCATGATCACTCGTGATTATAAAGGCATAATCTTTTTTCCTAGCCTCATCTACAAGCACTCCCAAGCACTCATCGACAGCCTCAACAGCCTTCACACAAGCCTGAAAATCCCCCGTATGCCCTACCATATCGCCGTTTGCGAAATTCACTACTATGAAATCATACTCCTTATTTATAGCTTCTTTCACCTTTTCAAGTACTTCATACGCACTCATCTCAGGCTTTTCATCATAAGTTTTTACCTTAGGGCTTGGCACTAAAAACCTATCCTCATTTTCAACGCATTCTTCCTTGCCGCCGTTAAAGAAAAAGGTTACATGAGCGTATTTTTCGGTTTCTGCTGTGTGAAACTGTCTTAAGCCTTGTTTTGAAATCACCTCGGCCAAGGTATTTTCTATCTGTTCTTTTTCAAAGATAACAGGCAGCTTAAAGCTATCATCATAAACAGTCATGCACAGTATGTTTTTGCAAAGCTTTTTTCTTTCAAATTCAGCAAAGCTCTCATCTTTTAAAACAGTCACTAGCTGCTTCATTCTGTCATTTCTAAAATTTATTAAAATTATGCCATCATCCTCATTTATACCCTTAAATTCAGCATTCTTAACAGGTTCTATAAATTCATCAAAGACGTTTTTATCGTAACTTTCTTGCATGTAAGCGCTAAAACTTTCTACTGAGTTTACCTCGCCCATTAAGCATTTGTAGTATTTTTCTAGCCTTTCCCACCTCTTATCTCTATCCATAGCATAAAAGCGTCCGCACAAACTAGCAAAGCTCACACCCTCTTTTTTGCAAAACTCCTCCAAGGCACCGATAAAAGAAAGCCCGCTTGTAGGTA includes:
- the gpmI gene encoding 2,3-bisphosphoglycerate-independent phosphoglycerate mutase, which produces MKQKCILVITDGIGYNKSSYYNAFEAAKKPTYERLFKEVQNSLLKTSGLAVGLPEGQMGNSEVGHMCIGSGRVIYQNLVRINKAIENDSLKDNENLKNFLKKHKKIHIIGLYSDGGVHSNLSHFNAIAKIAKQSGAEVFAHAISDGRDVIPTSGLSFIGALEEFCKKEGVSFASLCGRFYAMDRDKRWERLEKYYKCLMGEVNSVESFSAYMQESYDKNVFDEFIEPVKNAEFKGINEDDGIILINFRNDRMKQLVTVLKDESFAEFERKKLCKNILCMTVYDDSFKLPVIFEKEQIENTLAEVISKQGLRQFHTAETEKYAHVTFFFNGGKEECVENEDRFLVPSPKVKTYDEKPEMSAYEVLEKVKEAINKEYDFIVVNFANGDMVGHTGDFQACVKAVEAVDECLGVLVDEARKKDYAFIITSDHGNCEAMQDEKGNILTNHTNFDVFVFVEAKGLTKLKEGMGLSNIAASVLKIMGIEKAPQMNEAIY